One window from the genome of Treponema sp. OMZ 838 encodes:
- a CDS encoding slipin family protein, which translates to MYIRFDQKVLLFKHGKFIKILKPGFFLNWKSYTLEYHSVFEELHTAGDPAELLADEAFRNQTETVTVSAGHIALYFDDEFLKDVLTPGQHIFWNNSRVKTFQQIDLNNPEISADIDRNILTADVLKPYVISYGVEPYEKGLLYFDKQFIKILEPGNYFFWKGVQSINVIKADMRARQLEISGQEILTKDKILLRLNFMCRYKINDPVTALVANVDYENQLYVCFQLALREYVGTLLFDELLQKKQEINAFVMETLKPYQAQFGIEVLSCGLKDTILPGEIRDIVNQVLIAEKKAQANIITRREETASTRSLLNTAKLMEENPLLLKLKELEYVDKMSEKISQISITGGGQILDQLKELLTGNLSQK; encoded by the coding sequence ATGTATATTAGGTTTGATCAAAAGGTATTGCTATTTAAGCACGGAAAGTTTATCAAAATCCTAAAGCCTGGATTTTTTTTGAATTGGAAAAGCTATACGCTTGAATATCATTCGGTTTTTGAAGAACTGCATACCGCAGGCGATCCGGCTGAACTGCTTGCCGACGAGGCATTCCGCAATCAAACGGAAACCGTTACGGTGAGTGCCGGTCATATTGCGCTCTATTTTGACGATGAGTTTTTAAAAGACGTGTTAACACCGGGACAGCATATTTTTTGGAATAATAGCCGCGTTAAAACATTTCAGCAGATTGATTTGAACAATCCTGAAATCAGCGCGGATATTGATCGGAATATCCTCACTGCCGATGTATTGAAACCCTACGTTATCAGCTATGGAGTTGAACCATACGAGAAGGGGCTTCTCTACTTTGATAAACAATTCATCAAAATACTTGAACCGGGGAATTATTTTTTCTGGAAAGGTGTTCAGTCCATCAATGTGATAAAAGCCGATATGCGTGCACGGCAACTTGAAATTTCAGGTCAAGAAATATTGACAAAGGATAAAATCCTGCTCCGGCTTAATTTTATGTGCCGGTATAAAATAAACGATCCGGTTACTGCGCTGGTTGCAAATGTCGATTATGAAAATCAGCTGTATGTGTGCTTTCAACTTGCATTGCGCGAGTATGTCGGCACGCTCCTTTTTGATGAGCTGCTGCAAAAAAAACAGGAAATCAATGCCTTTGTCATGGAGACTCTAAAACCGTATCAAGCGCAATTCGGTATCGAAGTGCTTTCATGCGGACTGAAAGATACTATTTTACCGGGAGAGATTCGGGATATTGTCAATCAAGTGTTGATTGCCGAAAAGAAAGCGCAGGCGAATATCATCACCCGCCGCGAAGAAACCGCTTCGACGCGGAGCCTCCTCAATACCGCTAAATTGATGGAGGAAAATCCCTTGTTGCTAAAACTCAAGGAACTTGAATATGTCGATAAGATGAGCGAAAAGATCAGCCAAATTTCCATTACCGGCGGCGGGCAGATTTTAGATCAACTTAAAGAATTGCTGACGGGAAATCTTAGCCAAAAGTAA
- a CDS encoding ABC transporter ATP-binding protein produces MKEKEKSPSPIAWALGQTGEHKGQYVLSVILAVIGVAFSIAPYFVVAGIVHGLMGGNKDLSYYMIRCLIIAAFWFCRVLFHALSTSTSHRATFAVLAELRKRCTEKLTRMPLGAVLEQSSGALKNTLIERIDSIETTLAHIVPEFTANLLIPVIILIYIFTIDWRMGLASLATIPVGFFCYSLMMKGSPQFYQRTVTATKALNDTAVEYIGGIQVIKVFGNTKSSYDRFVHDAYEAAHSYIDWMRSCILTFTFATVIMPATMVSVLPIGGLLVKGGSLSPQNLVTIIILSVGIITPLITLMSYSDDFRTMGTIFGEVQSILYAPEMERPVDGTVPKRNTLKLQDVHFSYKEKEVLHGISMEIPEGRFIALVGPSGSGKSTIARLIASLWDVSSGSILLGDTDIRAIPQEAYSDKIAFVSQDNYLFNMTVRENIRIGRADATDAEVEEAARQSGCHEFIMELENGYDTLVGTSGGHLSGGERQRISIARAMLKAAPIIILDEATAYTDPENEAVIQRSISKLTEGKTLIVIAHRLSTVSSADCIYVIKDGAVADSGTHDELLSHHGLYETMWNAHIEVKDHA; encoded by the coding sequence ATGAAGGAAAAAGAAAAAAGTCCTTCGCCTATCGCGTGGGCGTTGGGACAAACAGGGGAACACAAAGGACAATATGTTTTGAGTGTTATCCTCGCAGTCATCGGTGTGGCCTTTTCCATCGCACCGTATTTTGTTGTTGCCGGCATCGTACATGGTTTGATGGGCGGAAACAAAGACCTTTCATATTATATGATACGTTGTCTGATTATCGCAGCGTTCTGGTTTTGCCGTGTACTGTTTCATGCGCTCAGTACATCGACAAGTCATAGAGCAACGTTTGCAGTACTCGCTGAACTCCGAAAACGCTGCACGGAAAAACTGACAAGAATGCCGCTGGGGGCGGTGCTGGAGCAAAGTTCCGGGGCGCTCAAAAATACGCTCATCGAACGTATCGACAGCATTGAAACAACACTGGCGCATATCGTTCCGGAGTTCACCGCAAATTTACTGATCCCCGTCATCATTTTGATCTACATTTTTACCATTGATTGGCGTATGGGGCTGGCTTCGCTTGCAACGATACCGGTGGGATTTTTCTGTTATAGTCTTATGATGAAGGGCAGTCCTCAATTTTATCAACGCACGGTTACAGCCACCAAAGCGCTCAATGATACGGCGGTTGAATATATCGGCGGTATTCAAGTCATCAAAGTTTTCGGAAATACAAAAAGTTCCTACGACCGCTTTGTGCATGATGCCTATGAAGCCGCTCACAGCTATATCGATTGGATGCGCTCCTGCATTCTCACCTTTACATTCGCCACGGTAATCATGCCCGCTACAATGGTTTCCGTGCTCCCCATCGGCGGTCTTTTGGTAAAAGGCGGCTCTCTTTCTCCGCAGAATCTGGTAACAATTATTATTCTGTCTGTCGGCATCATCACACCGCTTATAACCTTGATGAGTTATTCGGACGATTTTCGAACCATGGGAACCATCTTCGGTGAAGTTCAAAGTATTCTGTATGCTCCCGAAATGGAGCGCCCTGTAGACGGAACTGTTCCAAAGAGAAATACGCTGAAACTGCAGGATGTTCATTTTTCGTATAAGGAAAAGGAAGTGCTTCACGGCATTTCGATGGAAATCCCGGAGGGCCGTTTTATTGCGCTGGTCGGTCCTTCCGGCAGCGGAAAGAGTACCATTGCGCGCCTCATCGCTTCGCTTTGGGATGTGAGCAGCGGCTCAATTTTGCTGGGGGATACGGACATTCGCGCAATTCCGCAAGAGGCCTATTCGGATAAGATTGCCTTTGTCTCGCAGGATAATTATCTATTCAACATGACGGTCAGGGAAAATATCCGCATCGGACGGGCGGATGCAACTGATGCGGAAGTGGAGGAAGCGGCGAGACAAAGCGGTTGCCATGAATTCATTATGGAGCTGGAAAACGGTTACGATACTTTGGTAGGCACTTCCGGCGGGCATCTTTCCGGCGGCGAGCGGCAGCGTATTTCCATTGCCAGAGCAATGCTGAAAGCGGCGCCCATTATCATTTTGGATGAAGCAACCGCATACACCGATCCTGAAAACGAGGCGGTCATTCAGCGCTCTATCTCGAAGCTGACGGAGGGGAAGACGCTCATCGTGATTGCGCACCGGCTCTCGACGGTCTCCTCTGCGGATTGTATTTATGTCATTAAAGACGGCGCCGTTGCAGACAGCGGAACTCATGATGAGCTTCTTTCTCATCACGGGTTATATGAAACGATGTGGAATGCACATATTGAGGTGAAAGATCATGCTTAA
- a CDS encoding TetR/AcrR family transcriptional regulator, translated as MPRDKTANHIKIIAAAKAEFMEMGFDKSSMRRIAERCGMTAAGIYRHCVDKADLFDQIVAPAVDRINAWLDAHVARYVDAVHHEERIQWRDSEIDMMREIIYPNMEEYHLLLAKSRGSKYEHFLHDLTEGQQAQLLQYMPMLKAQGYAVRDITPKELHLLLSAYTTALFEPVIHNYSVKEALRCLTTVEAFFVPGWKQLLGF; from the coding sequence ATGCCGAGAGACAAAACCGCCAATCATATAAAAATTATAGCTGCGGCAAAAGCCGAATTTATGGAGATGGGCTTTGATAAGTCTTCCATGCGGCGCATTGCTGAACGCTGCGGTATGACGGCTGCGGGAATATATCGGCATTGTGTGGATAAAGCAGACCTCTTTGATCAAATTGTCGCTCCTGCGGTGGATCGCATAAACGCTTGGTTGGATGCGCACGTTGCGCGGTATGTGGATGCAGTCCATCACGAAGAACGTATACAGTGGCGGGATTCTGAAATCGACATGATGCGTGAGATTATCTATCCGAACATGGAAGAATATCATCTATTGCTGGCAAAATCGCGGGGGAGTAAGTACGAGCATTTCCTCCACGATCTTACAGAGGGGCAGCAAGCGCAGCTTTTACAATATATGCCGATGCTGAAAGCGCAAGGCTACGCGGTGAGGGATATTACTCCAAAGGAGCTGCATCTTTTGCTTTCAGCATATACGACTGCTCTTTTTGAACCGGTTATCCATAATTACAGCGTGAAAGAAGCACTCCGCTGCTTAACAACGGTAGAGGCATTCTTTGTTCCGGGCTGGAAGCAGTTGTTAGGGTTCTGA
- a CDS encoding bifunctional aspartate transaminase/aspartate 4-decarboxylase — MITKSFERKLEKLGAFEISFDMLKLSEKNEKHLKFLNAGRGNPNWINTLGRLAFARLMEFGVSECKRTLDKGDLAGYVDSNGIEERYNAFLNRDDEVDVFLKKIVEYSVDHLDLDKKSLILELTNGIIGNNYPVPSRCLENTEHIINAFLQSILYGKANLRKNTKVFPVEGGTAAIVYIFDSLKHNGLLNDGDHIAINTPVFTPYIQIPRLSNFDLAEVDLQAREENQWHIPDSEFEKLLDPSVKAFFLVNPSNPGSRSLTDESLEQLRKVVVKRPDLIIITDDVYGTFVNGFRTVYSVCPRNTILVYSYSKLYGVTGWRLGVIAINEDNVFDELIKKLPEKKKKELESDYSIVTFNPSEMSFVERICADSRSIGLYHTSGLSTPQQIMMVLFSMTHLVLENEKDQYIEACKEITAIRYHNLMSTLGLPEDNSDSNAKYYTLIDIYQLAETNYDKNFATWLRNEFEEIDFLLHLAKEDGVVLMEGVGFGATPGTVRVSEANLADNDYKKIANRILSLLKEYYEKYAKEKKDK, encoded by the coding sequence ATGATTACAAAGAGCTTCGAAAGAAAATTAGAAAAACTTGGTGCATTTGAAATTAGCTTTGATATGTTGAAATTATCAGAAAAGAATGAGAAACATTTGAAATTTTTGAATGCAGGAAGAGGAAATCCTAATTGGATTAATACCTTGGGAAGATTAGCTTTTGCAAGACTGATGGAATTTGGCGTGTCAGAATGCAAAAGAACTCTAGATAAAGGAGATTTAGCTGGATATGTTGACTCCAATGGAATTGAGGAGAGGTACAATGCTTTTTTAAATCGTGACGATGAGGTGGATGTATTTCTTAAAAAGATCGTGGAGTATAGCGTAGACCATCTAGATTTAGATAAGAAAAGCCTTATTTTGGAGCTTACAAATGGCATTATAGGAAATAATTATCCGGTTCCTAGCCGTTGTTTGGAGAATACGGAGCACATCATCAATGCATTTCTTCAAAGCATTCTATATGGGAAGGCTAATTTAAGAAAAAATACTAAGGTATTTCCAGTAGAAGGCGGTACGGCTGCAATTGTTTATATATTTGATTCCTTAAAGCATAATGGACTACTTAATGATGGAGACCACATTGCAATCAACACACCGGTATTTACTCCTTATATTCAGATTCCGAGACTATCAAATTTTGATTTAGCAGAGGTCGATCTTCAAGCAAGGGAAGAAAATCAGTGGCATATTCCAGATTCTGAATTTGAAAAGCTTTTGGACCCTTCTGTCAAGGCATTTTTCTTAGTGAATCCATCAAATCCGGGTTCTCGTAGTCTTACAGATGAGTCTTTGGAACAGTTAAGAAAGGTAGTTGTAAAGCGTCCGGATCTTATTATTATAACAGATGATGTATACGGTACTTTTGTAAATGGATTCCGCACTGTTTATTCCGTTTGCCCAAGAAACACTATTTTGGTTTATTCGTATTCAAAGCTTTATGGTGTTACAGGATGGAGACTCGGAGTTATAGCAATTAATGAAGATAATGTTTTTGATGAACTGATTAAGAAGCTTCCTGAGAAGAAGAAAAAAGAACTAGAAAGCGATTATTCTATCGTTACATTTAATCCTTCGGAAATGAGCTTTGTTGAAAGGATATGTGCAGACAGCAGATCTATTGGATTGTATCATACAAGCGGGCTATCTACACCACAGCAGATTATGATGGTTCTTTTTTCTATGACTCATTTGGTTCTTGAAAATGAAAAGGATCAATACATTGAAGCTTGTAAAGAAATTACAGCGATTCGTTACCACAATTTAATGTCTACATTAGGCTTACCTGAGGATAACAGTGATTCCAATGCTAAATATTATACACTGATTGACATATATCAACTTGCAGAGACAAATTATGATAAGAACTTCGCAACATGGCTTAGAAATGAATTTGAGGAAATAGATTTTCTTTTACATCTAGCAAAGGAAGATGGTGTTGTGTTGATGGAAGGAGTTGGTTTTGGAGCAACTCCGGGTACAGTCAGAGTTTCAGAAGCAAACTTAGCGGACAATGATTATAAGAAAATAGCAAATCGTATCCTGTCCCTTTTGAAGGAGTATTACGAAAAGTATGCAAAAGAGAAAAAGGATAAATAG
- a CDS encoding GNAT family N-acetyltransferase, with product MDIHFNRLTAKYKKETIDIFNYYIEHTTAAYRSEKVGYDFFNTLVDDDVVSAYAIMNNANEVIGFCMLEKYKNIRTFNELGDCMYFIKQEMTGKGVGREIVSLLENDAKQHSMKKLVVDISDENEQSIAFHKKHGFIEYGRLKNCWRKFGRNIGIVYMCKEI from the coding sequence ATGGATATTCATTTTAACAGGCTGACTGCAAAATATAAAAAAGAAACAATCGATATTTTCAATTATTATATTGAACACACAACAGCAGCATACCGTTCCGAAAAAGTTGGGTATGACTTCTTTAACACCCTCGTTGATGACGATGTTGTCAGCGCATACGCGATAATGAATAATGCAAACGAGGTTATCGGATTTTGTATGCTGGAAAAATATAAAAACATCCGAACATTTAACGAACTCGGCGATTGCATGTATTTCATTAAACAGGAAATGACCGGAAAAGGTGTGGGACGGGAAATCGTATCATTGCTGGAAAATGACGCAAAACAACACAGCATGAAAAAGCTTGTTGTTGATATATCCGATGAGAATGAGCAAAGCATTGCATTTCATAAGAAGCATGGGTTTATTGAATACGGAAGATTGAAGAACTGTTGGCGGAAATTCGGCAGGAACATCGGAATAGTATATATGTGCAAGGAGATATAA
- the rpiB gene encoding ribose 5-phosphate isomerase B, which yields MKVGFGCDHASVGLKHILMEHVRNKGYECVDYGTTDPKVPVDYPEFGLKVAEAIKSKEVEKGILICGSGIGISLAANKVPGIRAAACSEPCTAKLAVEHSDINIVSMGVCIVGPEIAKAIVDAFFDAQFEGGSYTKRVNMIGDIEKKYSK from the coding sequence ATGAAGGTCGGTTTTGGATGCGATCATGCATCGGTTGGATTAAAACATATCTTAATGGAACATGTACGAAACAAAGGGTATGAATGTGTCGATTACGGAACGACAGATCCGAAGGTTCCGGTCGATTATCCCGAATTCGGTTTAAAGGTTGCTGAGGCAATTAAATCGAAGGAGGTTGAAAAAGGAATATTGATCTGCGGATCAGGTATCGGTATTTCCCTCGCCGCAAATAAGGTTCCGGGAATCCGTGCTGCCGCGTGTAGTGAACCGTGCACCGCAAAATTGGCTGTTGAGCACAGTGATATCAATATCGTTTCTATGGGGGTATGTATTGTAGGCCCTGAAATAGCAAAAGCAATTGTCGATGCTTTTTTTGATGCACAGTTTGAAGGCGGCAGCTACACAAAACGCGTCAATATGATCGGCGATATAGAAAAGAAGTACAGTAAATAA
- a CDS encoding iron-containing alcohol dehydrogenase, producing the protein MFNFVFDVPVKILFGKGSVEGLADEILKYGNRVLLCYGGGSIKKIGLYDTVTAQLKSKGIFYAELSGISPNPRIEEVEKGIALVREHKLNFILPVGGGSSIDCAKAIAAGAHYNGDPWDIVTRKASAENVLPLGTVLTLAATGSEMNCGAVITNFKTKEKLGFEVPSAMPKFSVMDPCYTFSVPKEHTAAGTADIMSHTFENYFSLDDGAYLQDRSAEAVLKTCIHYGPIALKEPDNYDARANLMWAGTWAINGLLGCGKMTMWSAHPMEHELSAFYDITHGVGLAILTPHWMRHVLNDNTVHKLAEYGVNVWGLPADADVYKTANAAIDKTSEFFASLGIPMTLREVGIGEEHLKEMAEAAVMHRSRSGKIRGFQTLTAADVLAIYKAAL; encoded by the coding sequence ATGTTCAATTTTGTTTTTGATGTACCGGTAAAGATACTGTTCGGGAAAGGCAGTGTCGAAGGGCTTGCCGATGAAATACTAAAGTACGGCAATAGAGTGTTGCTCTGTTACGGCGGCGGGAGTATCAAGAAAATCGGGCTTTACGATACGGTAACGGCGCAGTTAAAATCAAAAGGTATCTTTTATGCGGAGCTGTCAGGCATCTCTCCCAACCCCCGGATAGAAGAAGTTGAAAAAGGAATCGCGCTGGTACGGGAACATAAGCTTAATTTTATTCTCCCTGTCGGCGGAGGAAGTTCCATCGATTGTGCTAAGGCAATCGCTGCCGGTGCGCACTATAACGGCGACCCGTGGGACATTGTTACCCGGAAGGCATCAGCGGAGAACGTCCTCCCGCTCGGTACTGTCTTAACCCTTGCAGCGACGGGTTCCGAAATGAATTGCGGAGCCGTTATTACCAATTTTAAAACCAAGGAAAAGCTCGGCTTTGAAGTACCGTCTGCAATGCCTAAATTCTCGGTGATGGATCCGTGCTACACGTTCTCGGTACCCAAAGAGCATACGGCCGCCGGTACTGCGGATATTATGAGTCATACGTTTGAAAATTATTTTTCGTTGGATGACGGGGCTTACTTACAAGACCGGTCCGCCGAAGCGGTACTCAAGACTTGTATCCACTACGGCCCCATTGCGCTGAAGGAACCCGATAATTATGACGCCCGCGCCAATCTGATGTGGGCAGGAACATGGGCAATTAACGGCTTGTTGGGTTGCGGAAAAATGACGATGTGGTCGGCTCATCCGATGGAACATGAGCTGAGCGCCTTTTATGACATTACGCATGGGGTAGGACTTGCAATCCTGACCCCTCACTGGATGCGGCACGTACTGAACGATAATACCGTGCATAAGCTTGCCGAATACGGTGTCAACGTGTGGGGCTTGCCCGCAGACGCGGATGTCTATAAAACGGCAAACGCCGCCATCGATAAGACATCGGAATTTTTTGCATCGCTCGGTATCCCGATGACGCTGCGTGAAGTCGGTATCGGCGAAGAGCATCTTAAAGAGATGGCGGAAGCGGCTGTGATGCACCGGAGCCGCAGCGGAAAAATCCGCGGCTTCCAAACCTTAACGGCAGCCGATGTTCTTGCAATTTATAAAGCGGCGCTGTAA
- a CDS encoding ATP-binding protein gives MVKRTAEEALRRLASQFPVIGITGPRQSGKSTLAKAVFPDKKYVTFDDRTMRDLAASNPNDFIMAFPDGAVIDEAQKVPEIFDAIKLHVDREQSAPGTFIVTGSSQLRLKANMTDSLAGRAAFLKLLPFSIHELQTGGVLPDNPYTLIFSGQYPPLYDTARHFIPEDWYENYIDTYLDLDIRDQINSGNISLFKKFVQICAVQSGQLLSMDSIARDTGISAPTVKSWLSILEASFIIHFLEPNTNNLGRSIVKTPKLYFVDSGLLCHLLRLETKEALLLSRYKGAAVETFAVSELLKYRMNQGKKANLTFFRDSKGLEVDTIADWNRTFAIEIKSSNAPDAKLSRSTKKYLQLLNDETAKNAVFYLSDMSMDINGTSYVSWRDWEKHLR, from the coding sequence ATGGTTAAAAGGACAGCGGAAGAGGCGTTGCGGCGGTTGGCTTCTCAGTTTCCGGTGATTGGGATAACCGGGCCGCGGCAGAGCGGGAAGTCAACACTGGCAAAAGCGGTTTTCCCTGATAAAAAATATGTGACGTTTGATGACCGGACAATGCGGGATCTTGCAGCGTCGAATCCGAATGACTTTATTATGGCGTTTCCCGATGGTGCGGTGATTGATGAGGCGCAGAAAGTACCGGAAATCTTTGATGCGATAAAACTGCATGTGGATCGGGAACAGAGCGCTCCGGGAACGTTTATCGTAACGGGTTCCAGTCAGCTCCGGTTAAAAGCAAATATGACGGACAGTTTGGCGGGGCGAGCAGCGTTTTTGAAGCTGCTGCCGTTTTCCATTCACGAATTACAGACGGGCGGTGTGCTGCCGGACAATCCGTATACGCTGATTTTTTCGGGTCAATATCCGCCCCTCTATGATACTGCCCGGCATTTTATTCCGGAGGATTGGTATGAAAATTATATCGATACCTACTTGGACTTGGATATACGGGATCAGATTAATTCCGGCAATATTTCGCTGTTTAAGAAGTTTGTTCAAATATGTGCGGTGCAGAGCGGGCAGCTGCTTTCTATGGATAGCATTGCGCGGGATACCGGTATTTCCGCACCGACGGTCAAGAGCTGGCTTTCTATTTTAGAGGCTTCGTTTATTATCCACTTCCTTGAACCGAACACCAATAATCTTGGAAGAAGTATTGTAAAAACGCCGAAGCTCTATTTTGTTGATTCAGGACTGCTGTGTCATCTTTTACGGCTGGAGACAAAAGAGGCTTTGCTCTTGAGCAGATACAAGGGAGCAGCGGTTGAGACCTTTGCCGTTTCAGAATTACTGAAATATCGCATGAATCAGGGCAAAAAAGCGAATCTGACCTTTTTTAGAGACAGCAAGGGCTTGGAGGTAGATACGATTGCGGATTGGAACCGTACTTTTGCGATTGAGATAAAAAGCTCCAATGCCCCGGATGCAAAGCTGTCGCGCAGCACAAAAAAATATTTACAGCTGCTGAATGATGAAACGGCAAAAAATGCGGTGTTTTATTTATCCGATATGAGTATGGACATCAACGGTACTTCCTATGTGAGCTGGCGCGATTGGGAAAAGCATTTACGGTGA
- a CDS encoding ABC transporter ATP-binding protein — translation MLKVIRKFFAFCGEENRRKFITSIRLNVIQALFEALKIPAIAVMIRALMNGTVDTNDILLSLGIMLISIAGSGLLKSKAVILQTEGGYDTCAKKRVEIAEHLRYLPMGYFNANSLGQITSITTNIMESLENIATRVVMLVCDGLLTTSLIVIMLFFFDWRIACVLLCGFSLFLFANSRLRIASEKVSGKKIRADERLVEKVLEYLQGMTEVKAYRLTGVKSKELNEAISENSKINIDMEMTLVPRIALQSFIAKLTGAAMVAFSCVFYCAGSMDALNAVVMVISSFIIYTSLETAGQYSSLLRVVDMSVDRAQEILNTPQMDISGENITPAVRDITAQDIAFSYEKRKIIDGISLHIPEKTTTAIVGPSGGGKTTLVNLLARFWDVDGGTVMLGGRNVKDYDMDSLMANFSFVFQSVYLFHDTIANNIRFGQPGAPMADVIAAAKKACCHDFISSLPQGYDTVVGEGGASLSGGEKQRISIARAMMKNAPVIFLDEATANVDPENENELMHAVQALTAEKTVIMIAHRLKTVERADQIIVVDHGKIVQQGTHAELMEQDGIYRNFIGERREAASWKVHK, via the coding sequence ATGCTTAAAGTTATTAGAAAGTTTTTTGCGTTCTGCGGTGAAGAAAACCGCCGGAAATTTATCACTTCCATTCGGCTCAATGTTATCCAGGCGCTGTTTGAGGCGCTAAAGATTCCGGCGATTGCAGTGATGATTCGGGCGCTGATGAACGGAACGGTAGACACAAACGATATCCTGCTCTCGTTAGGGATTATGCTGATCAGCATTGCCGGATCGGGATTGCTAAAATCAAAGGCTGTTATCTTGCAGACCGAAGGGGGCTATGACACTTGTGCGAAAAAACGAGTGGAGATTGCGGAGCATCTGCGGTATCTTCCGATGGGATACTTTAACGCCAACAGCCTCGGGCAGATTACGTCTATCACAACTAATATAATGGAAAGCCTTGAAAATATTGCAACCCGTGTGGTAATGCTTGTCTGCGACGGTCTGCTTACAACTTCGCTTATTGTCATCATGTTGTTTTTCTTCGATTGGAGAATCGCCTGTGTACTGCTCTGCGGTTTTTCGCTGTTTCTTTTTGCAAACAGCCGTCTCCGGATTGCTTCCGAAAAGGTGTCGGGAAAAAAGATACGCGCAGATGAAAGACTCGTAGAAAAGGTTCTGGAATACCTGCAAGGAATGACCGAGGTTAAGGCTTACCGGTTGACGGGAGTTAAGAGCAAGGAATTAAATGAGGCTATCTCGGAAAACAGTAAGATCAATATCGACATGGAAATGACACTGGTGCCGCGCATAGCATTGCAGAGTTTTATCGCCAAGCTTACCGGTGCGGCAATGGTAGCTTTTTCATGCGTATTTTATTGTGCCGGAAGTATGGACGCGCTGAATGCTGTTGTCATGGTAATCTCCTCATTTATCATCTATACCAGTCTGGAAACGGCAGGACAATACTCGTCACTGCTGCGCGTAGTTGATATGAGTGTTGACCGGGCGCAGGAAATTCTGAACACGCCGCAGATGGATATATCCGGAGAAAATATTACACCGGCAGTGCGTGATATTACTGCGCAGGATATAGCATTTTCGTATGAGAAGCGAAAGATCATCGACGGGATTTCATTGCATATTCCTGAAAAGACCACGACGGCGATTGTCGGACCTTCCGGCGGAGGAAAAACCACCTTAGTAAATCTGCTTGCACGGTTCTGGGATGTAGACGGGGGAACCGTTATGCTGGGCGGCCGGAATGTGAAAGATTACGATATGGATTCCTTGATGGCGAATTTCAGTTTTGTGTTCCAATCGGTCTATTTATTCCACGACACCATCGCCAACAATATCCGCTTTGGTCAGCCCGGCGCTCCGATGGCGGATGTGATCGCTGCGGCAAAAAAAGCCTGCTGCCATGACTTTATCTCAAGCCTTCCCCAAGGATACGATACGGTTGTCGGTGAAGGCGGCGCAAGCCTTTCCGGCGGCGAAAAGCAGCGCATCTCTATTGCCCGCGCCATGATGAAAAACGCACCGGTCATCTTTTTGGATGAGGCAACCGCCAACGTTGATCCCGAAAATGAAAACGAACTGATGCACGCCGTCCAAGCGCTTACCGCCGAAAAGACCGTCATCATGATAGCCCACCGGCTGAAAACCGTTGAGAGAGCCGATCAAATCATCGTCGTAGACCACGGCAAGATTGTACAGCAGGGCACACATGCCGAACTGATGGAGCAGGACGGCATTTACCGAAACTTTATCGGCGAGCGTCGCGAAGCTGCAAGTTGGAAGGTACATAAATAA